The following proteins are encoded in a genomic region of Porphyrobacter sp. CACIAM 03H1:
- the dnaG gene encoding DNA primase — protein MAITPQWKDELRARITLSTLVQRSVKLTRAGREWKGCCPFHDEKTPSFYVNDQKQFYHCFGCGAHGDAISWMVDHAGLQFLDAVKELAAMAGMEVPAPDPVQARKAEARASLIDVTEAAQRFFVDSLAGPGGAAARDYLERRGFSPAVMREFGFGWAPDDRQALPRALSQFGEDMLEGAGMRAASEQGERYDRFRGRVMLPIQDARGRVIAFGGRILDKRDGVAKYLNSPDTELFDKGRTLYNLHRAAPAARQSGRVVVVEGYMDVIALANAGIADVVAPLGTALTEMQLELLWRMVEVPVLCFDGDAAGQRAAMRAITRALPLLAPMRSLGIVRLPAGLDPDDLLKQQGKAAMERLLAEPASLIDTLWAFERDAQVLDTPEAKAGLKARLMAHVETIADPEIKGLYRRELSDRFSAFAYPPRPPRPALPPRAPAGQRGGWRGAPLPPPGLSEEARARLAAIMAGSQRQGLLSAVLAGFARHPQAIARHAEALSTLARSAPAAAADIESLFELAETLDSRAPVAICNAQGQPAPSADIRYAFLDEGTDPDAAREELAEAVSLLVERPALEAALAATIARFEDDPEGSFAEQTRLRAQLMAVEERLKAFGRRKAAAGPGTGDDAAPAADRD, from the coding sequence ATGGCCATCACCCCGCAATGGAAGGACGAGCTGCGTGCGCGGATCACGCTCTCGACACTCGTCCAGCGCAGCGTCAAGCTGACCCGGGCGGGGCGCGAGTGGAAGGGGTGCTGCCCGTTCCACGACGAGAAGACGCCGAGCTTCTACGTCAATGACCAGAAGCAGTTCTACCACTGCTTCGGCTGCGGGGCGCATGGCGATGCGATCAGCTGGATGGTCGATCATGCGGGCCTCCAGTTCCTGGACGCGGTCAAGGAACTCGCCGCGATGGCGGGGATGGAGGTCCCCGCCCCCGATCCGGTGCAGGCGAGGAAAGCGGAAGCCCGGGCAAGCCTGATCGACGTGACCGAGGCGGCGCAGCGCTTCTTCGTCGATAGCCTTGCCGGACCCGGCGGCGCGGCGGCGCGGGACTATCTCGAGCGCCGCGGCTTCTCCCCTGCGGTGATGCGCGAATTCGGCTTCGGCTGGGCGCCCGATGATCGGCAGGCCCTCCCCAGGGCGCTGTCGCAGTTCGGCGAGGACATGCTCGAAGGCGCGGGGATGCGCGCGGCGAGCGAACAGGGCGAACGCTACGACCGCTTCCGGGGGCGCGTCATGCTTCCGATCCAGGACGCGCGCGGACGCGTGATCGCCTTCGGGGGGCGCATCCTCGACAAGCGGGATGGCGTTGCGAAATATCTGAACTCCCCCGACACCGAACTCTTCGACAAGGGCCGGACGCTCTACAACCTCCACCGCGCCGCCCCCGCCGCGCGGCAGAGCGGGCGGGTTGTGGTGGTCGAGGGCTACATGGACGTGATCGCGCTCGCCAATGCGGGAATCGCCGATGTGGTCGCCCCGCTCGGCACGGCGCTCACCGAGATGCAGCTCGAACTGCTGTGGCGCATGGTCGAGGTGCCGGTGCTGTGCTTCGACGGCGATGCGGCGGGCCAGCGTGCGGCGATGCGCGCCATCACCCGTGCCCTGCCGCTGCTCGCCCCGATGCGCTCGCTGGGGATCGTGCGCCTGCCCGCGGGGCTCGATCCCGATGATCTTCTGAAGCAGCAGGGCAAGGCGGCGATGGAACGACTGCTGGCCGAGCCCGCCAGTCTCATCGACACCCTGTGGGCCTTCGAACGCGACGCGCAGGTGCTCGACACGCCCGAGGCCAAGGCGGGCCTCAAGGCGCGGCTGATGGCGCATGTCGAGACCATCGCCGATCCTGAGATCAAGGGCCTCTATCGCCGCGAGCTTTCCGACCGTTTCTCGGCTTTCGCCTATCCGCCCCGACCGCCGCGCCCCGCCCTCCCCCCGCGCGCGCCTGCCGGTCAGCGCGGCGGCTGGCGGGGGGCGCCGCTGCCGCCGCCGGGGCTGTCGGAGGAGGCGCGCGCGCGGCTCGCGGCGATCATGGCGGGGAGCCAGCGGCAGGGCCTGCTCAGCGCCGTTCTGGCCGGATTTGCACGCCATCCGCAGGCGATCGCACGCCATGCCGAGGCACTCTCGACCCTCGCCCGCAGTGCCCCGGCGGCGGCCGCCGACATCGAATCGCTGTTCGAGCTTGCAGAAACGCTTGATTCGCGCGCCCCTGTCGCCATATGCAACGCGCAAGGCCAACCCGCCCCGTCGGCAGATATCCGTTACGCCTTTCTCGATGAAGGCACCGATCCCGACGCCGCGCGCGAGGAACTGGCTGAAGCTGTGTCGCTGCTGGTCGAACGGCCGGCGCTGGAGGCTGCGCTTGCGGCCACCATCGCGCGTTTCGAGGACGATCCCGAAGGATCGTTCGCCGAGCAGACCCGTCTGCGCGCGCAGCTCATGGCAGTCGAAGAGCGCCTCAAGGCCTTCGGTCGCCGCAAGGCGGCGGCAGGGCCCGGCACGGGTGACGATGCCGCCCCGGCGGCGGACAGGGATTAA
- a CDS encoding GIY-YIG nuclease family protein: MAFWCYILRCSDGRYYTGHTDDLERRLAEHQHGGFCDFTFRRRPVTLLWAQDFPSRYEALQAELGVKKWSRAKKEALARSDWRSLSYFAKPPSERSTGDPPIGVSTSLDTNGVEEQ; this comes from the coding sequence ATGGCCTTCTGGTGCTACATCCTGCGCTGTTCCGATGGCAGATATTACACCGGCCATACCGATGATCTGGAGCGCAGGCTGGCCGAGCATCAGCATGGCGGCTTCTGCGACTTCACCTTCAGACGCCGGCCCGTGACGCTGCTCTGGGCGCAGGATTTCCCTTCGCGCTACGAAGCCCTCCAAGCCGAGCTGGGCGTGAAGAAGTGGTCGCGCGCCAAGAAGGAAGCGCTTGCCCGGTCCGATTGGCGCTCCCTTTCATACTTCGCCAAGCCGCCGTCGGAACGATCCACAGGTGATCCACCGATAGGTGTCTCGACTTCGCTCGACACGAACGGGGTGGAAGAGCAGTAG
- a CDS encoding GatB/YqeY domain-containing protein translates to MIRDDIKAATIAAMKAGEKDRTAALRQISAKIKDRDIEERTASKPTPDDELVVSVLQKMAKQRRESIEMYDAGGRTELAAVERAELAVIEEFLPAMMDEAATKAAIEAIKAETGASTMKDMGTVMAELKARHGAVLDGKLASGLVKAALS, encoded by the coding sequence ATGATCCGAGACGATATCAAGGCCGCCACCATCGCGGCGATGAAGGCGGGCGAGAAGGACCGCACCGCCGCGCTCCGCCAGATCAGCGCCAAGATCAAGGACCGCGACATCGAGGAACGCACCGCTTCCAAGCCGACGCCCGACGACGAGCTGGTGGTGAGCGTGCTCCAGAAGATGGCCAAGCAGCGCCGCGAATCGATCGAGATGTACGACGCGGGCGGGCGCACCGAGCTCGCCGCCGTCGAGCGCGCGGAGCTGGCGGTGATCGAGGAATTCCTGCCCGCTATGATGGACGAGGCCGCGACGAAGGCCGCGATCGAGGCGATCAAGGCCGAGACCGGCGCCTCGACCATGAAGGACATGGGCACCGTCATGGCCGAGCTGAAGGCCCGCCACGGCGCGGTGCTCGACGGCAAGCTCGCCAGCGGGCTGGTGAAGGCGGCGCTTTCGTAA
- the carA gene encoding glutamine-hydrolyzing carbamoyl-phosphate synthase small subunit, protein MADPAPSRAQPSGATGVLVLADGTVVWGRGFGHVGTSVGEVCFNTAMTGYQEVMTDPSYAAQIVTFTFPHIGNVGANGEDVESRVEGAVGCVVREDVTEPSSFRSIERFAEWMARNGKIGLSGVDTRALTRRIRQSGAPNAVIAHAPDGKFDIPALVKRAQEWPGLEGMDLAIRVTRDKHEGWEGGYWTLGKGYGRAPFDAKPHVVAIDYGAKDNIFRNLVKAGARVTVVPAKTSFDEVMALKPDGVFLSNGPGDPAATGEYAVPVIRALLDADVPLFGICLGHQLLALAAGAKTIKMHQGHRGANHPVQRVGEGWGETTGLVEITSMNHGFAVDAATLPEGVEQTHVSLFDGTNCGIAIRGKKAFAVQYHPEASPGPQDSFYLFEKFVGGLG, encoded by the coding sequence ATGGCCGACCCCGCACCTTCTCGCGCGCAACCTTCGGGAGCCACGGGAGTCCTCGTTCTGGCCGATGGCACCGTGGTCTGGGGCCGGGGCTTCGGCCATGTCGGCACGAGCGTCGGCGAGGTGTGCTTCAACACCGCCATGACCGGCTACCAGGAGGTGATGACCGATCCCTCCTACGCGGCGCAGATCGTCACCTTCACCTTCCCGCACATCGGCAATGTCGGCGCCAATGGCGAGGACGTGGAGAGCCGCGTCGAGGGCGCGGTCGGCTGCGTGGTGCGCGAGGACGTGACCGAGCCGAGCAGCTTCCGCTCGATCGAACGCTTCGCCGAGTGGATGGCGCGGAACGGCAAGATCGGCCTTTCGGGCGTCGACACGCGCGCGCTCACCCGCCGCATCCGCCAGAGCGGCGCGCCCAACGCGGTGATCGCCCATGCGCCGGACGGCAAGTTCGACATCCCGGCGCTCGTCAAGCGTGCGCAGGAATGGCCGGGTCTCGAGGGCATGGACCTCGCGATCCGCGTCACCCGCGACAAGCACGAGGGCTGGGAGGGCGGCTACTGGACGCTCGGCAAGGGCTATGGCCGCGCGCCGTTCGACGCCAAGCCGCACGTGGTCGCCATCGATTACGGCGCGAAGGACAATATCTTCCGCAACCTCGTGAAGGCGGGCGCGCGGGTGACGGTGGTGCCGGCCAAGACCTCGTTCGACGAGGTGATGGCCTTGAAGCCCGACGGCGTGTTCCTCTCCAACGGCCCGGGGGACCCGGCCGCGACCGGCGAATATGCCGTGCCGGTGATCAGGGCGCTGCTCGATGCCGACGTGCCGCTGTTCGGCATCTGCCTCGGCCACCAGTTGCTCGCGCTCGCCGCAGGGGCGAAGACGATCAAGATGCACCAGGGCCACCGCGGCGCGAACCACCCCGTCCAGCGCGTCGGGGAAGGGTGGGGCGAGACCACGGGGCTGGTCGAGATCACCTCGATGAACCACGGTTTCGCGGTCGACGCGGCGACCCTGCCCGAAGGTGTGGAGCAGACGCACGTCTCGCTCTTCGACGGGACGAATTGCGGCATCGCGATAAGGGGCAAGAAGGCTTTCGCGGTGCAGTATCACCCCGAGGCGAGCCCCGGGCCGCAGGACAGCTTCTACCTGTTCGAGAAGTTCGTCGGGGGGCTGGGGTGA